One genomic segment of Streptomyces sp. NBC_00239 includes these proteins:
- a CDS encoding response regulator transcription factor encodes MRVLVVEDEAFLAEMIAEGLRRDALAVDVAADGPEALRKMEFAEYDVLVLDRDLPGMHGDDVCRHVVERRLMTRILMLTASGTVRDRVDGLGLGADDYLTKPFAYDELLARVLALGRRARPALPPVLERAGIVLDTARRQASRDGRHLQLSRKEFAVLEALLRADGAVVSGEDLIEQVWEEHTSYRTNAVRVTLSKLRAKLGEPPVVETVPGAGYRIAS; translated from the coding sequence ATGCGTGTACTGGTGGTGGAGGACGAGGCGTTTCTCGCCGAGATGATCGCCGAGGGGCTGCGCCGCGACGCGCTCGCGGTCGATGTGGCCGCAGACGGCCCGGAGGCCCTGCGGAAGATGGAGTTCGCCGAATACGACGTGCTCGTCCTCGACCGCGACCTTCCGGGCATGCACGGCGACGACGTGTGCCGGCACGTCGTCGAGCGGCGCCTGATGACCCGGATCCTGATGCTGACCGCGTCCGGCACCGTACGGGACCGCGTCGACGGCCTGGGCCTGGGCGCCGACGACTACCTGACCAAGCCCTTCGCCTACGACGAGCTGCTCGCCCGGGTCCTCGCCCTCGGCCGCCGGGCCAGGCCCGCGCTGCCGCCCGTCCTCGAACGCGCCGGCATCGTCCTCGATACGGCCCGCCGCCAGGCGAGCCGCGACGGCCGGCACCTCCAGCTGTCCCGTAAGGAATTCGCCGTACTGGAAGCCCTGCTGCGCGCGGACGGGGCCGTGGTCAGCGGCGAGGACCTCATCGAACAGGTCTGGGAGGAGCACACCAGCTACCGCACGAACGCCGTACGGGTCACCCTGAGCAAACTCCGCGCGAAGCTGGGCGAGCCCCCGGTCGTGGAAACGGTCCCGGGCGCGGGCTACCGGATCGCGTCATGA